From the Oleiphilus messinensis genome, one window contains:
- a CDS encoding SOS response-associated peptidase: MCGRYNITDDLFIQELMLELGLNVKLKTAYNIAPTDDIPVITANGSDTKKLSIRKMRWWLTPSWAPEINQRYNMFNAKSETVLTSKAFKEPFLNRRAVVPASGFIEWRKENGVRAPYYFRLKNRAMLFAALWEPWQQGREYSESCAIMTTDATPQIHAYHHRMPTMIYPDQITRWLDPETDVPHLIELLNQPHLNDMEISPLSSAINNSRIKDDRAIKPIEHHPGTNGELF, encoded by the coding sequence ATGTGTGGTCGCTACAATATTACCGATGATCTATTTATTCAGGAGCTGATGCTGGAGCTGGGTTTAAATGTGAAGCTGAAGACAGCGTACAACATTGCCCCCACAGACGACATTCCGGTGATCACAGCAAACGGCAGCGATACCAAAAAACTGTCAATACGTAAAATGCGCTGGTGGCTAACCCCGTCCTGGGCTCCGGAAATTAATCAAAGATACAATATGTTCAATGCAAAATCTGAAACCGTACTCACAAGCAAGGCATTCAAAGAGCCATTTTTAAACAGAAGAGCCGTAGTACCAGCCTCGGGCTTCATCGAATGGCGTAAAGAAAATGGTGTTCGAGCCCCATACTACTTCAGACTCAAAAACCGGGCCATGCTGTTTGCAGCACTATGGGAGCCTTGGCAGCAAGGCAGAGAATATAGTGAGAGTTGTGCAATTATGACGACTGATGCGACACCACAAATACACGCGTATCATCATCGGATGCCGACGATGATCTACCCTGATCAAATAACCCGTTGGCTGGATCCAGAAACTGACGTTCCCCACCTGATTGAGCTACTGAATCAACCACATCTCAACGATATGGAGATATCCCCCCTCTCGAGCGCAATAAACAATTCACGCATCAAAGACGATCGCGCAATCAAGCCGATTGAGCATCACCCGGGAACCAATGGCGAGCTTTTCTGA
- a CDS encoding xanthine dehydrogenase family protein molybdopterin-binding subunit — MSEPIATQPAVSNVEGTLVSSRRQFLKWGGAGAGGLVMSIQFSGCTSMADSEQSRSEGSANNPEAPFKANAWVEIHPDERIYLILDRVEMGQGTYTGMATLLAEELEVSPDRIKLKTAPVGAAYIHPEYGMQITGGSSSLRTNWLRLREAGAHARALFAQAAAEVWQVDSKDVFVRDGVCENRVTGSRLSYGALAPLAATQHLKISPQLKSAKQFRYIGKKSTRLDAQLKSFGKALYGIDVEQPDMLYAVVMRAPSLGGTVLSFSPEAAMQQPGVVNIGQVPSGVAVIARSYWQARSAAGQVKVNWQSGKLATLSTEGIYDLYRQAAGKDAGTSVRSVGDYEDALEVADSTLSVEYQAPLLAHATMEPMNCTAQVGSDFCRIWAPTQGPDIARAVAVRETGLSHDQVSVHTTLLGGGFGRRLNQDFVAEAVNVAKLVDKPVKVIWSREDDTRNDFYRPATYHRLSAAFNAEGQATGWQHQIVGPRIMDHYAVDAVGVLAPTWTPQSVVNVLSKVAPGLAPDESPVEGAKELPYALDNIDVRYTHADPGVPITFWRSVGHSQNAFVVESFIDELAHHAKQDPFAYRDKLLQQDTRAQGVLRAVAKAARWGKPFVSGAVQGIACHKSFSTYAAQVVELTVSGQQIKVHRVTCAVDCGLVVNPDIVISQIESGIVFGLTAALFGDITIKEGVIQQSNFHDYPLLRMQDTPEIEVVIVPSAESPTGIGEPGVPPVAPAVANAVYVATGERLRSLPLKLPATSG; from the coding sequence ATGAGTGAACCAATTGCAACGCAGCCAGCTGTTTCAAACGTAGAAGGCACTTTGGTCTCGTCTCGTCGTCAATTTCTAAAGTGGGGGGGCGCTGGAGCCGGTGGACTGGTGATGTCCATTCAGTTCAGTGGCTGCACTTCCATGGCGGATTCGGAGCAGAGTCGTTCGGAAGGCAGTGCAAACAACCCGGAAGCCCCGTTTAAAGCAAATGCATGGGTCGAGATTCATCCAGACGAGCGCATCTACCTGATTCTGGATCGTGTGGAAATGGGGCAGGGTACGTATACCGGAATGGCGACCCTACTCGCCGAGGAACTTGAAGTCAGCCCGGATAGAATCAAGCTTAAAACCGCTCCGGTAGGTGCAGCCTATATACACCCCGAGTACGGTATGCAGATTACCGGAGGCAGTTCCAGCTTGAGAACAAACTGGCTCCGCCTGCGTGAAGCAGGGGCCCATGCCCGAGCGCTTTTTGCGCAGGCCGCGGCGGAGGTATGGCAAGTCGATAGTAAAGATGTTTTTGTGCGGGACGGGGTCTGTGAAAACCGGGTTACAGGCAGTCGCTTGTCATACGGCGCGTTAGCGCCATTGGCTGCTACTCAGCACCTGAAAATATCCCCTCAGCTCAAGAGCGCAAAGCAGTTTCGATACATTGGCAAGAAAAGCACACGCCTGGATGCTCAGCTGAAAAGTTTTGGTAAAGCGCTATACGGTATCGATGTTGAGCAGCCGGATATGCTCTATGCTGTCGTAATGCGTGCGCCTTCATTAGGTGGAACGGTTCTGTCGTTTTCTCCCGAGGCCGCAATGCAGCAACCCGGTGTTGTAAACATTGGGCAAGTCCCTTCCGGAGTTGCGGTCATTGCCCGTTCCTATTGGCAAGCTCGTTCAGCTGCAGGGCAGGTCAAGGTTAACTGGCAATCCGGAAAATTGGCCACGCTGTCGACTGAAGGTATTTATGATCTCTATCGCCAGGCCGCTGGCAAGGACGCCGGGACGTCTGTTCGCAGTGTTGGTGATTATGAGGATGCTCTGGAAGTTGCTGATTCGACCTTGAGTGTGGAGTATCAGGCACCTTTGTTAGCTCATGCGACGATGGAACCGATGAATTGTACCGCTCAGGTCGGGAGCGATTTCTGCCGGATTTGGGCGCCGACACAGGGGCCGGATATTGCCCGAGCCGTTGCGGTCCGGGAAACCGGTTTGAGCCATGATCAAGTCTCGGTTCATACAACGTTACTGGGTGGTGGCTTTGGCCGGCGCTTGAACCAGGACTTTGTGGCGGAAGCGGTTAATGTTGCCAAGCTGGTAGATAAGCCCGTCAAAGTTATCTGGTCGCGCGAAGACGATACCCGAAACGATTTTTATCGTCCGGCAACCTACCACCGATTATCTGCCGCGTTTAATGCCGAGGGACAGGCGACAGGGTGGCAACATCAGATTGTGGGTCCCCGTATCATGGATCATTACGCGGTTGATGCGGTTGGCGTGCTGGCACCCACCTGGACACCACAAAGTGTTGTGAATGTATTGAGCAAAGTTGCGCCTGGTTTAGCGCCAGATGAGTCCCCTGTGGAAGGGGCAAAAGAGCTGCCTTATGCGTTGGATAATATCGATGTCCGATACACCCATGCTGATCCGGGTGTACCGATCACGTTCTGGCGCTCGGTAGGGCACTCCCAGAACGCTTTTGTGGTTGAGAGCTTTATTGACGAACTTGCTCACCACGCCAAACAAGACCCGTTCGCCTATCGGGACAAACTGCTGCAGCAGGATACTCGTGCCCAAGGAGTGCTTCGTGCGGTCGCGAAAGCGGCGCGTTGGGGTAAACCTTTTGTGTCAGGGGCGGTACAGGGAATCGCCTGCCATAAGAGCTTTTCCACCTATGCAGCACAGGTCGTAGAATTGACCGTGAGCGGTCAGCAGATCAAGGTACATCGTGTGACGTGTGCTGTGGATTGTGGTCTTGTTGTCAATCCGGATATCGTGATCAGTCAAATTGAAAGTGGTATTGTGTTCGGTCTTACGGCGGCGTTGTTCGGCGACATTACCATTAAAGAGGGCGTGATTCAGCAAAGTAACTTCCACGACTATCCCTTGCTGCGTATGCAGGATACACCGGAGATCGAAGTGGTTATCGTGCCATCAGCAGAATCCCCCACGGGCATTGGTGAACCTGGTGTGCCTCCAGTCGCACCAGCGGTGGCGAACGCAGTTTATGTGGCGACCGGTGAGCGATTGCGCTCATTACCATTAAAATTGCCGGCGACCTCCGGTTAA
- a CDS encoding EAL domain-containing protein, translated as MVKEHSPESITRQLSSLLDNGELDTLFQPVVNLLSQETQGYNVLVTGVPGSPFSNPELLYNTAEQTQQLALFTETMLQTILSRAYTLHIDELLFIEIPALAVAQHFVSASTLRLAVEALGMPASRFVIQVKDDRPLINASTLREQLIAFKSLDFKTAVANIGAGFKSAEFWLECQPDFCKLPRHLVDDIHNDPLKQELLFEITDKSNKRTRFIAPGNGALPQIETLFRAGIHLYQGSEFGSYRSIPAKGRLPSINSTSTYTEPERLTCQSLAYYVKPLQPETKLKEVAERFATGDSASCLPVVGNNKPLGIAHKWRILELFSTQYGRALFENKPIVDFISSDTIIVDEHTPLLDLSRMLTGAEDHYVRQNFLISREHYYLGMGRTRDLLKLITDTKIDAAKYANPLSGLPGNVPINKQIQLLCKKSTPCWIAYFDLDNFKPFNDVFGYSKGDDAIIMLATILSEQLSDLGFVGHVGGDDFIATFSENISPEPICRYIIEQFIQRSRPLYPDTIREQGYFEARDRYGNWRCHPLVNLSIGIIHVRNPDQIGHHQIAELAAAAKKSAKESQRHLVIVSTDDNTSVVPYTLARKRIQHPEPEKCQD; from the coding sequence GTGGTAAAGGAACATTCCCCAGAATCCATCACGCGTCAGTTATCCAGCCTTCTAGATAATGGCGAACTGGACACGCTGTTTCAACCTGTTGTGAATTTACTATCACAGGAAACCCAAGGCTACAATGTCCTCGTGACGGGTGTGCCCGGCAGTCCGTTCTCAAACCCGGAACTACTGTACAATACGGCAGAACAAACCCAACAACTTGCGCTCTTTACCGAAACGATGCTCCAGACAATTTTGTCCCGGGCCTATACGCTACATATAGACGAGCTGCTGTTCATCGAAATTCCAGCTCTCGCCGTCGCCCAGCATTTCGTTTCCGCAAGCACTCTGCGATTGGCTGTCGAAGCGCTGGGGATGCCAGCCAGTCGCTTTGTCATTCAAGTTAAAGATGACCGACCACTCATCAATGCATCAACATTAAGAGAACAACTCATCGCATTTAAGAGTCTCGACTTCAAAACAGCGGTGGCGAATATTGGTGCAGGCTTCAAATCCGCTGAATTCTGGCTTGAATGCCAACCTGATTTCTGCAAATTGCCGAGACACTTGGTCGATGACATTCACAATGACCCGTTGAAGCAGGAGCTGTTGTTCGAAATTACCGATAAAAGCAACAAACGAACCCGGTTTATCGCACCGGGAAATGGTGCATTGCCACAGATTGAAACGCTATTTCGGGCCGGAATTCACCTTTATCAAGGTAGCGAATTTGGTAGCTATCGAAGCATTCCAGCCAAAGGGCGCTTGCCCTCGATCAACAGCACGTCAACCTACACCGAACCCGAGAGATTGACGTGCCAGAGCCTGGCTTACTACGTCAAGCCACTGCAGCCGGAAACCAAACTGAAAGAAGTTGCAGAACGCTTTGCAACGGGAGACAGCGCATCGTGCCTGCCGGTGGTAGGCAACAACAAGCCACTAGGAATCGCCCACAAGTGGCGAATTCTTGAGCTCTTTTCAACCCAATACGGTCGCGCATTGTTCGAAAACAAACCCATTGTCGACTTTATTTCTTCCGATACCATTATTGTCGACGAACACACGCCATTGCTTGACTTAAGCCGGATGTTGACGGGGGCGGAAGATCATTATGTACGGCAGAATTTTCTGATTTCCAGAGAGCATTACTATTTGGGTATGGGACGAACACGGGATCTGCTCAAACTCATCACCGATACGAAAATCGACGCGGCAAAATATGCTAACCCTTTGAGCGGTCTCCCCGGAAATGTCCCCATAAACAAGCAGATTCAGCTGCTTTGTAAAAAATCAACACCGTGCTGGATCGCCTATTTCGATCTGGATAATTTCAAGCCATTTAATGATGTGTTTGGCTACTCCAAAGGCGATGATGCCATTATCATGCTGGCAACGATATTGAGTGAACAACTCAGCGATCTTGGCTTTGTAGGGCATGTTGGCGGTGATGATTTCATCGCAACATTTTCTGAAAACATTTCGCCCGAACCCATTTGCCGCTACATTATCGAACAGTTTATTCAACGCTCCCGCCCTCTGTACCCCGATACGATCAGGGAACAAGGCTATTTCGAAGCCCGAGACCGCTACGGCAACTGGCGCTGCCACCCGCTTGTGAACTTATCTATCGGCATTATTCACGTGCGCAACCCGGATCAAATTGGTCACCACCAAATTGCCGAGCTGGCGGCGGCAGCCAAAAAGTCTGCCAAGGAAAGCCAACGTCATCTGGTGATTGTATCAACAGACGACAATACGTCAGTAGTTCCATACACCCTGGCTCGTAAGCGCATCCAGCATCCAGAGCCGGAAAAATGTCAGGATTGA
- a CDS encoding (2Fe-2S)-binding protein, whose translation MKITINGQERDLQGLDEQTPLLWVVRDELNLKGTKFGCGMGLCGACTVHLNGEAIRSCITPVGAVKGQEITTIEGIGSEENPHPLQVAWQQFNVPQCGYCQSGQLMSAHALLQRNANPNDAEIVSAMSGNICRCGTYPRIKKAIKSVAKTGDSMVQEVQP comes from the coding sequence ATGAAAATAACAATCAATGGGCAGGAGAGAGACCTCCAAGGTCTCGATGAGCAAACACCTTTGTTATGGGTGGTGCGTGACGAGCTGAATTTGAAGGGCACTAAATTTGGCTGTGGTATGGGCTTGTGTGGCGCTTGTACGGTGCACTTAAATGGTGAGGCAATCCGTTCCTGTATTACACCGGTTGGTGCGGTCAAAGGCCAGGAAATAACCACCATCGAAGGCATTGGTAGTGAGGAAAATCCTCACCCTCTGCAAGTTGCCTGGCAGCAATTTAATGTCCCGCAATGTGGATACTGTCAATCCGGACAACTGATGTCTGCCCATGCCCTGTTGCAGCGTAATGCCAACCCGAACGATGCAGAAATCGTGTCTGCCATGAGTGGAAATATATGTCGTTGTGGCACCTATCCCAGAATTAAAAAAGCAATTAAATCGGTTGCCAAAACCGGTGACAGCATGGTTCAGGAGGTGCAGCCATGA
- a CDS encoding YceI family protein, translating to MKLWKSSAFALMILMSGITQAADYVIDTDKAHAFILFKIKHLGFSWLYGRFNDFEGDFSYDPNKPEAASIGVKIDTKSLDSNHAERDKHLKGKDFLDVDKFPEASFVSKRIEVLKDGHAKVHGEFTLKGVTKPLVIDAELVGGGSDPWGGKRQGFSGTTKFKLKDFGIDYNLGPASQEVEIILSIEGIQK from the coding sequence ATGAAACTGTGGAAGAGTAGTGCATTTGCGCTGATGATTTTGATGTCCGGAATTACCCAGGCAGCAGATTATGTTATTGATACCGATAAAGCCCATGCTTTTATTCTATTTAAGATAAAGCACCTGGGATTTAGCTGGCTATACGGTCGATTTAATGATTTCGAGGGGGATTTTTCTTATGACCCTAATAAACCAGAGGCTGCAAGCATTGGTGTTAAAATTGATACCAAGAGTCTGGATTCGAATCACGCGGAACGTGATAAGCACCTCAAAGGCAAGGATTTCCTCGATGTGGATAAATTCCCTGAGGCCTCTTTTGTGAGCAAACGTATTGAGGTGCTGAAAGATGGTCATGCGAAAGTTCATGGTGAGTTCACCTTGAAAGGTGTTACCAAGCCGCTGGTTATTGATGCAGAGCTTGTGGGTGGTGGATCTGACCCCTGGGGTGGGAAGCGTCAGGGTTTTTCTGGTACAACCAAGTTCAAGTTGAAGGATTTTGGAATCGATTATAACTTAGGGCCGGCTTCTCAAGAGGTTGAGATCATTCTGTCTATAGAAGGAATTCAAAAGTAA
- a CDS encoding two-component system response regulator, whose translation MALTRPLTPTDPPKALGSPPDTLKVLIIDDSMDDVELILRAMKKGGFSVEHGWADSAASLSQTLPTNTWDLVITDHNMMGFSSSDALKIVKEFDEGIPVIIVSGAIGEEVAAEAMRLGVHDYIMKDNLTRLIPAIRRELKQNENRQARLRAEAHIDYLFSYDSLTGLTNRQEFEKRLHVLVRASKNPPRQHVLMFLDLDQFKIINDTCGHIAGDELLVQTTHLLKRHIRNQDTLARLGGDEFGIILEDCPQEHALKLAERIRSEVKEHRFVWGDKPFAVSVSIGMVKIDQHTKNHHELLSCADLACYAAKDKGRNGITWYSEDDAELHQRRDEMQWASRIKQAVEENRFTLYFQPMRPLSSAYSHSPHGEFLLRLKQDGRLVAPGAFIPAAERYNLMPLIDGWVVNNAFRYLAESGLGNAREGVYFINLSGTTLSDKHFFEQIQDWLKFYHIIPQRVCFEITETAAIANLINAVDFIAETREKGFKFALDDFGVGLSSFSYLKTIPVDYLKIDGSFVKNLLADPIDEGIVEACNRIGHAAGLKTIAEFVEDDPTTHALARIGVDFAQGYGIATPAPLQEYRRKR comes from the coding sequence TTGGCATTAACAAGACCCCTTACACCCACTGACCCCCCTAAGGCTCTGGGCTCTCCGCCAGACACCTTGAAGGTGCTCATTATTGACGACTCAATGGACGACGTTGAGTTAATTCTTCGCGCCATGAAAAAAGGGGGGTTTTCGGTTGAACATGGCTGGGCTGACAGTGCAGCTTCATTGAGCCAAACCCTCCCGACCAATACCTGGGATCTCGTCATCACCGATCACAATATGATGGGATTCTCATCCTCGGATGCACTAAAAATCGTCAAAGAGTTTGATGAAGGTATTCCCGTGATCATCGTCTCCGGCGCCATTGGCGAAGAAGTCGCCGCAGAAGCAATGCGACTGGGTGTACATGATTACATCATGAAAGACAACCTGACCCGATTGATCCCAGCCATTCGACGCGAATTAAAACAAAACGAAAACCGCCAGGCGCGACTGCGTGCGGAAGCACACATAGATTATTTATTTTCGTATGACAGTCTGACCGGACTGACCAATCGACAGGAATTCGAAAAACGCCTGCATGTACTGGTCAGAGCCAGCAAAAATCCACCAAGGCAACATGTTCTCATGTTCTTGGATCTCGACCAGTTCAAAATCATCAACGACACATGCGGCCACATTGCAGGAGATGAGCTACTGGTACAAACCACACACCTGCTAAAACGCCATATTCGGAACCAGGACACCTTAGCCCGCCTCGGCGGAGATGAATTCGGAATTATTCTGGAAGATTGCCCTCAAGAACATGCCCTGAAACTGGCAGAACGTATTCGTAGTGAAGTCAAAGAACACCGCTTCGTCTGGGGCGACAAGCCATTTGCTGTCAGCGTAAGCATCGGCATGGTCAAAATTGACCAACACACAAAAAATCATCACGAGCTGTTAAGCTGTGCTGACCTGGCATGCTATGCTGCCAAGGATAAAGGACGAAACGGAATTACCTGGTACTCTGAAGATGATGCCGAACTGCATCAGCGAAGAGACGAAATGCAGTGGGCCTCACGGATCAAACAAGCCGTGGAAGAAAATCGCTTTACACTGTATTTTCAACCCATGCGCCCTTTATCCTCAGCCTACAGTCATTCACCCCACGGCGAATTTTTGCTGCGCCTGAAGCAAGATGGTCGCCTCGTTGCGCCTGGAGCATTCATTCCAGCGGCTGAACGCTATAACTTGATGCCATTGATTGACGGTTGGGTGGTGAATAATGCATTTCGCTATCTTGCAGAAAGTGGCCTGGGCAATGCCCGAGAAGGGGTCTACTTTATCAACCTTTCCGGGACAACCCTAAGCGACAAACACTTCTTCGAACAAATTCAGGACTGGCTGAAGTTTTACCACATTATCCCGCAACGTGTCTGCTTCGAGATCACGGAAACAGCAGCAATTGCCAATCTGATCAATGCGGTAGATTTCATTGCAGAAACACGAGAAAAAGGCTTCAAGTTCGCACTCGATGATTTCGGGGTTGGATTGAGTTCATTCTCCTACCTGAAAACCATTCCTGTGGATTACCTTAAAATCGATGGCAGTTTCGTCAAAAACCTACTGGCAGACCCAATCGATGAAGGCATCGTCGAGGCCTGTAACAGAATCGGCCATGCTGCTGGCTTGAAAACAATCGCAGAGTTCGTCGAAGATGACCCAACAACCCACGCTCTGGCACGAATTGGTGTCGACTTTGCGCAAGGCTACGGTATCGCAACACCCGCGCCACTGCAGGAATATCGAAGAAAACGCTAG
- a CDS encoding cytochrome b, protein MRFRNTESAFGLIAKLFHWLVALLVFGLFGVGLYMVDLTYYDNYYQTAPFLHKSFGVLLFVLMVARVLWRWTNTKPAPLATHTSFEIKVAHVVHLGLYLLLLSTILSGYLISTADGRAIDFFGLFPIPSVTGNIDQLEDYAGSVHEILAWTIIVVVVLHVAGAVKHAVIDKDQTLRRML, encoded by the coding sequence ATGCGGTTTAGAAATACAGAAAGTGCTTTTGGGTTAATTGCCAAACTGTTCCATTGGCTCGTTGCGCTGTTGGTGTTCGGGCTTTTCGGTGTCGGTCTGTATATGGTTGATTTGACCTACTATGACAATTATTACCAGACGGCTCCTTTTCTGCATAAGAGTTTTGGTGTTTTACTTTTTGTACTCATGGTCGCCCGAGTGCTTTGGCGGTGGACGAATACCAAGCCGGCTCCGTTAGCAACGCACACGTCATTTGAAATCAAGGTGGCGCATGTTGTCCATCTTGGTCTTTACTTGCTATTACTCTCAACCATTCTGTCGGGATATTTGATTTCTACAGCAGATGGGCGAGCTATCGACTTTTTTGGTCTGTTTCCCATCCCGTCAGTGACAGGCAACATCGATCAGCTTGAAGATTATGCGGGTTCAGTCCACGAAATTCTGGCCTGGACAATCATCGTCGTCGTTGTCCTGCATGTGGCAGGGGCGGTAAAACATGCTGTTATTGACAAGGATCAGACTCTCAGAAGAATGCTGTAG
- a CDS encoding HugZ family pyridoxamine 5'-phosphate oxidase — protein sequence MDENHEILTEAIQLMAGFKSVLMATRSEQGIPEASYAPYYQKDHDIYVFISGLAAHTRNIEHFPTLSVFFIENEMDAKNIFARRRLSFECCATEIDRATLEWSEIIQEMTTSLGSTMTLLKDLSDFKLMKITPQKGVFVKGFGAAYQISGPNLDQVSQIKN from the coding sequence ATGGACGAAAACCACGAGATTTTAACCGAAGCCATTCAACTCATGGCGGGTTTCAAGAGTGTCTTGATGGCAACACGCTCGGAGCAGGGAATCCCGGAGGCAAGCTATGCGCCGTACTACCAAAAAGACCATGATATTTACGTTTTCATCAGTGGTTTGGCCGCACACACCCGAAATATCGAACATTTTCCGACACTATCTGTCTTTTTTATTGAAAACGAAATGGATGCAAAAAACATTTTTGCCCGACGACGCCTCAGCTTTGAATGTTGTGCAACAGAAATCGACCGTGCCACCCTGGAGTGGTCAGAAATAATTCAGGAAATGACGACCTCACTGGGATCAACCATGACTCTGCTGAAAGACCTCAGTGACTTCAAGCTCATGAAAATCACGCCCCAAAAAGGCGTCTTTGTAAAAGGTTTTGGTGCTGCATACCAAATTAGCGGACCAAACCTTGACCAAGTGTCGCAAATCAAGAACTAA
- a CDS encoding nucleotidyltransferase family protein has translation MSAAPKILTLAVLAAGLGRRFIGGHKLLAPLPDGSRVIDRVLDTAAHAAHVLQSEQSVLPVSVKVMVVLREEDRSLLQEVVQARERLVSLADLELLLLSASEEVELATRIKAVINHAPSDGWLFMLGDMPFVQFSTVVALGSAFFHTTKSEQYFFVPVQLSEGGAKRGNPVLIGSTWRSQLLELCGDQGANPLLKQHSNAVVHVPVDDPGIHRDIDRVEDLPGFSS, from the coding sequence GTGTCTGCTGCACCAAAAATATTGACGCTGGCAGTGTTGGCCGCAGGGTTGGGCCGCCGATTTATCGGTGGCCACAAACTGCTGGCGCCACTTCCTGATGGCTCCAGGGTAATTGATCGTGTGCTCGATACTGCAGCTCATGCAGCACATGTGTTGCAGTCAGAGCAGTCAGTGTTGCCTGTATCGGTCAAGGTCATGGTGGTGCTCCGGGAGGAGGATCGATCGTTGTTGCAGGAGGTTGTGCAGGCTCGAGAGCGCCTAGTGTCGCTCGCAGATCTGGAGTTGCTATTGCTTTCAGCTTCAGAGGAAGTGGAATTGGCGACCCGGATTAAGGCCGTAATCAATCATGCGCCGTCTGATGGCTGGTTGTTTATGTTAGGGGATATGCCTTTTGTCCAGTTTTCCACGGTGGTGGCGCTCGGGAGCGCGTTTTTCCATACAACTAAGTCAGAGCAGTACTTCTTTGTGCCCGTTCAGCTATCGGAGGGGGGGGCTAAGCGAGGAAATCCGGTGCTGATTGGTTCTACCTGGCGTTCGCAGTTGCTCGAATTATGCGGGGATCAAGGCGCTAATCCTTTACTTAAACAGCACTCAAATGCTGTAGTGCATGTCCCGGTAGATGATCCCGGAATCCATCGTGATATCGATCGTGTTGAGGATCTTCCGGGCTTTAGTTCTTGA
- a CDS encoding acyl-CoA dehydrogenase family protein: protein MIPRTLFDADLEGFRDSVRKFFEQEAAPYHSQWEKDGHVSRELWSKAGELGFLCPTMPEEYGGVGADFRYSAVVMEEISRLGLSGIGFPLHSDIVGPYILHYGNEEQKQHYLPKLISGEMVGAIAMTEPGAGSDLQGVKTTAIKKDDHYLLNGSKTFITNGQLCDLVVVVAKTDPSEGAKGTSLFLVEANAEGFEKGQNLEKVGMKAQDTSELFFQDVKLPLNSLLGGREGNGFFQLMQELPQERLLVALTAMSACEAAFDWTVTYVKERKAFGKPIAAFQNTRFKLAELKADITAGRVFTDRCLELHLQKKLDVPTAAMLKQWTTDLQCKVMDECVQLHGGYGYMWEYPIARAWADSRVQRIYAGTNEIMKEIVARSI, encoded by the coding sequence ATGATACCAAGAACCCTGTTTGATGCAGATCTGGAAGGCTTCCGGGATTCAGTACGAAAGTTTTTTGAACAAGAAGCAGCGCCTTATCACTCGCAATGGGAAAAAGATGGGCATGTATCCCGAGAGCTCTGGAGTAAAGCGGGTGAACTCGGTTTTCTCTGTCCGACCATGCCTGAAGAATACGGTGGTGTTGGCGCAGATTTCCGTTACAGCGCGGTTGTAATGGAAGAGATCAGTCGTCTCGGTTTGTCCGGGATCGGTTTTCCGCTGCACTCAGACATCGTAGGTCCCTACATTCTTCACTATGGTAACGAAGAGCAGAAGCAACACTATTTGCCAAAACTGATATCGGGCGAAATGGTGGGGGCGATTGCCATGACCGAACCCGGTGCAGGCTCCGACTTGCAAGGGGTTAAAACAACCGCGATCAAAAAAGATGATCACTACTTGCTGAATGGTTCAAAAACCTTCATTACCAACGGCCAGTTGTGTGATTTGGTTGTTGTCGTTGCGAAAACAGATCCGAGTGAGGGGGCGAAGGGCACCAGCTTGTTCCTGGTTGAGGCCAATGCAGAAGGCTTTGAGAAAGGTCAAAACCTTGAAAAAGTAGGCATGAAAGCACAGGATACATCCGAACTGTTCTTCCAGGATGTCAAGTTGCCCTTGAACAGCCTCTTGGGTGGTCGTGAAGGTAATGGCTTCTTTCAATTGATGCAGGAGTTACCCCAGGAGCGTCTTTTGGTTGCACTGACCGCAATGTCTGCGTGTGAGGCCGCGTTTGACTGGACTGTGACCTACGTGAAAGAGCGTAAAGCGTTTGGTAAGCCAATTGCAGCGTTTCAGAACACCCGCTTCAAACTGGCAGAACTGAAGGCCGATATTACCGCAGGTCGTGTTTTCACCGATCGCTGCCTGGAATTACATCTACAGAAGAAACTGGATGTGCCGACCGCTGCAATGTTGAAACAGTGGACTACTGACCTGCAGTGTAAAGTGATGGATGAGTGTGTGCAGTTGCATGGTGGCTACGGTTATATGTGGGAATACCCCATCGCCAGAGCTTGGGCGGACTCTCGGGTTCAGCGTATTTATGCCGGTACAAATGAAATCATGAAAGAAATTGTTGCGCGCTCGATCTAG